Sequence from the Lepidochelys kempii isolate rLepKem1 chromosome 7, rLepKem1.hap2, whole genome shotgun sequence genome:
gtggctgatgttattaggccctgtgatggtgtcccctgaatagatatgtgggcacagttggcaaacGGGGGGGTTTCTgtgttgaggacagcagaactaacatgagCTGTTGGTTGTctgcttcctcctagcacagggcatttattcctcaggtaatcagtggaattacattgATAGCACCTTTTGGGCTCTTCTGCTTCTACAGAAGATTTGGGATGGAAGTTAACAGTAGAGGGATGTTTTTAGGTAAGAAAATGTTTAGGctcctgttgggaacactggggcatggccactaggtaactcgaggggatggaagaccacgagtgtcgatgaagcccccttgcactaggccccggtgtccttggcccccccacccccgcctggaggcactcgcagcagctctgcgtactaggcccaagtgtccttggccccccccgcctggaggcacacacagcagttatgctgagaatctgcaacagtatgttgcagagtcagactgcctgaaactagcagctttatgtatagtttaacaaatgatacagagaatcagggaactagctgggaactggattggctggctatatggatacttggggcagcttgctattggacaagtatgctggaaaaaaggatgtataaaagcctgtgtaacttcctgctctgttgtgcaggatttgagattttattctccctgtacctttttgcagctgcaaataaacttttctgcttctccaccccgttgtgattattgggtgcagcacaccgggtaacgaaccaactcaagctgttgttcagcctctcggcactgggtgccggcaacagcttttggcgtccctgggtgggcgacaaggctgcaatttagccttgcccggacccctcctggaggtcgaggattgtgGCGAGAACCGATGCCCAGCgcacaccggtgagttcatcgggggcctcggaggagacgcgatttgatcgaccccagagggcacaacggtgcaatgcactcatatagtggagaagctgttgtggacggcggtgaagaaccggtcccttagacatgggggaggagcagctgcaggccacggtgaagaaccggtcccttggataaggtaggaaccttttaaaatccggattgtatgctctgttggaacctggggacgcccagagttaccctgtaggtatgggacagggacagagctcagaggttagggcacggtgtacgcccctagagtgcattctagcaaactggaaggtatttggtgcggatccgatgactaagagccaattaaaacgattctgtacagttgactggcctcaatatcagcTAGAGGACCAGGaatggtggccaccaggagggtcaattaattacaacacgatccttcagttactcctgttctgtcagagaacaaggaaatagaatgaacatatgtatgcgcatttgtttctgactttatatactcgaccagatattttacagcgctgtaatctgactccgactggttcggtagtagctaatgttagtccccagacccccacccccactgtaatggcagagccggtgtccccttcggcccccacactcccaccgtataagggtaggatgcctcgggttacagagattgccccctcggtgggactctatcctttgcttaccgagactgttgtggcttgcccaggggcagacggacgtcaggctaccactatgcaagtttacacccatgtgccattcaatccaatagacttagcagcttttaaaacacaggctggggaattctcaacgaacgcaagcaggtttatttcagtctttgaggggtgcctcagtagtcacaagccgattgagacgactgtaatatcctcctgagaaccctgttgtctgaggtggagagggatcaggttacagctaaggcaaggggagcatcagcgttcaagcgaaaaaaaaagaaaggaatctatctgtcaagttcctctccaaataattgtaagcggctcagggcatttctgggtatggcaggcttttgcaggatatggatcccagagtttggactgtaggctaaacccctgtacgactgtgtaaaaggagcagatcatgaccccttctattgaaccccagaggctgatagggcatttaaaatcctgaaaagaaaattaatggaagccccagctctggacctgcaggatctctctaagccgtttcagttgtatgtacatgaacgaaggggggtggtcctaggagtgcttacacagctgttaggagcatggagacatcccgtggcttatttttctaagcaattggatcaggttgcaaagggtcggccggcatgtttacgggcggtcgcagctactgccctattgcttgaggaagcggagaagctaacattgggaggggttatgcaaatctatactccccacatggtccgagccttattggatgcaaagggagggctttggctcacccaggctcggattgctcggtaccaggctaagctgttagagaactctgaagtcaccctacagccttgcccctcccttaacccagccactctcttgccagaaacagaggaacagaaacatgactgtttagagatcatagatgtccagtactccagccgtccggatttaaaggatgtacccctcccaaatgcagattatgagtggtacactgatggtagcagtactgtaatagatgggcaaaggagggtgggttatgctgttgtgaccctccatgacactgtggaagctgaaggtttgcctgctgggacctctgcccagcttgctgaactaatagccctgacccgtgcacttgaactgtcaaaaggaaagcgggtcaacatttttactgattcaacgtatgcttttggtgtgctgcatgctcatgctggcctatggaagcaaaggggaatgctgacagcccaaggctccccagtcaagtacgggccccaaatcttccggctcctagaagccgtacaactcccctcggaagtggcggtggtacattgtaaagcccatcaaagggaggatcaagatgtggccagaggtaacgcccgggcagatagagaggctaagcatgctgccaccctgccatcccctcagactgagaatgcccatatgcatgcccttatcccatcagtaggggaacttccaacccctcagtactctggggaggagagacagctaactaacaaactcggtctccgggaaaaggagggatggctccattccccagaagggaaggtcctcttaccaaagggcctaatccggccagtgctgcagaaactacatcaaaccactcatgctggcagggaagcacttatccagctaatgggaaaatactttatcacttccggactccgacccctggctgcccaggtacaagcagactgcttagtctgccaaaagaataacccccgaccgggacatcctgtgccaccagctgccctagaacccactccgggccctggacaagtgtggcaaatagactttactaagtttccccggacccaagggttcaaatatctccttgtcatagtggatcggttcagcggatggccagaagccttcccatgccgtaactgcactgccagaacagtggccctcaagtttgttaaggagatcattcctcgctttggactccccctgtggatggaatctgacaacgggacacacttcacatcaaaaatcattcaaagcatctcacatgccttacagatcccctggaaactccatacgccctggagaccgcaagccagtggggtagtggagcgtaccaatcagatccttaaacggcatctctcaaaagtgtgccaagaagcctcactgtgatggcctgatgctttgcccctcgtcctactccgtatccgcgttctcccaaagggtagattagggctcagtccctttgaaattatgtttggaagggcatggcctatgaatggcaccccggttctgtcaggggaatgggagttgggtaatggttttttgtcacagtgtatgtgttccctgtctgctgttctcttgtctcttcacaggtataccaaggattcccagcctgtccccttggactctcccgttcactccttacagcccggcgactctgtgcttgttcgtacctggaaagatgagcctctccaggaaaagtggaaaggaccctataccgtcctgctgatctcccatacagcggcaaagatcgagggacacaagaactggatccatcactctcgtctgaaggcagtaaccgccccctcgtcagcaggacagtggaccatccaacctgctgactcctcatctagtgacgatctcgggctaaagctactgtttaaaagacacaaatagcgggcaccttaatgctaaaatgggcccacccaggtactggagaccctgggttgggaagactctggtcataattaattgggtaacattgttattctctgtattggtatttccaaactgtgcatatcgggagcataactcctttgttttgcttgcgcaccatgttgctactttaacaaaccagactgattgctgggtatgtgctccaactccactatcccccaaaacgggaatgccccttgacatgctgcccttgaccctagcagaattagccaccaccaaagagcaggaaagaacggactcaccgttctggaataagacctctttacagcaggccacctatcaggaccaggagtattcagttgctgTACGCACTGAGGGAGTgctatgttttacccgaaaccaatctgatcactatgggcatcctgtgggaaagagctcctgtgttattacacagtgggctgatgggtattggataaagaccaacaggggaggccaacagtgtgggtgtaatggttcctccccttttagggaaacacttacaaataatcttaccacaaaaaaggggtttggaaatgtaacttgctgtccagttaatatctccaatgtagcaagccaatggtgggtttgtagtgatccctatggcgagtgtaatttgaacagcacaattagaaacgcccccacttgtacccaatcaaaaaaataagATGCTCCCATAGAGGcatataaattgtttaaaaaagcagccaaagcagccttaaatatcccaggaatccccttaagaaacagtccttactgggccctacagggtcactattttgtatgtggccgaaaggcttacaaggtgctgccagccaactggacaggtagctgttatatagctcatggagttcctcatctttccataactgccacactgcccaaaggaaagattagaaatgcccgagacacctctgttgagtcacgagaaaagaccctgcggcgactgactacggcattagagggcaatatgaagaatcccctcacaaccgagaagctggtagggtgctctgtactgggaatagcaccACTGTttactgggccagccatggcatgcataggccgctatactgtaaggctgcagatggtacttaaGAAGGTGGCCTTAAAGTTAAAAAACTCGGTTAgtaatttagggtcagcagtaaaaac
This genomic interval carries:
- the LOC140914577 gene encoding uncharacterized protein isoform X1; its protein translation is MEAPALDLQDLSKPFQLYVHERRGVVLGVLTQLLGAWRHPVAYFSKQLDQVAKGRPACLRAVAATALLLEEAEKLTLGGVMQIYTPHMVRALLDAKGGLWLTQARIARYQAKLLENSEVTLQPCPSLNPATLLPETEEQKHDCLEIIDVQYSSRPDLKDVPLPNADYEWYTDGSSTVIDGQRRVGYAVVTLHDTVEAEGLPAGTSAQLAELIALTRALELSKGKRVNIFTDSTYAFGVLHAHAGLWKQRGMLTAQGSPVKYGPQIFRLLEAVQLPSEVAVVHCKAHQREDQDVARGNARADREAKHAATLPSPQTENAHMHALIPSVGELPTPQYSGEERQLTNKLGLREKEGWLHSPEGKVLLPKGLIRPVLQKLHQTTHAGREALIQLMGKYFITSGLRPLAAQVQADCLVCQKNNPRPGHPVPPAALEPTPGPGQVWQIDFTKFPRTQGFKYLLVIVDRFSGWPEAFPCRNCTARTVALKFVKEIIPRFGLPLWMESDNGTHFTSKIIQSISHALQIPWKLHTPWRPQASGVVERTNQILKRHLSKVCQEASL